Proteins encoded together in one Formosa sp. Hel3_A1_48 window:
- a CDS encoding methyltransferase, translated as MYEKNFPTKRYNKTLDFVKQHISVGEKILDLGITNPLSKLLQKSGFIVANTTGEDLDVDFSAVQNSNAEVVTAFEIFEHLVTPFSILKEIKANKLVASVPLRLWFSTAYRSKTDLRDRHFHEFEDWQFDWLLEKAGWHIVDKKKWTNPTNKIGIRPILRRFTPRYYIVYAERK; from the coding sequence AACAAAACGGTACAACAAAACACTCGATTTTGTTAAGCAGCATATTTCTGTTGGCGAAAAAATTCTTGATCTAGGTATTACAAATCCTTTATCAAAATTACTCCAAAAGAGTGGATTTATTGTTGCAAATACTACTGGGGAAGATCTTGATGTAGATTTTTCAGCTGTGCAAAATTCTAATGCAGAAGTTGTTACCGCTTTCGAAATTTTCGAGCATTTAGTAACTCCTTTTTCCATACTGAAAGAAATAAAAGCTAATAAATTAGTCGCAAGCGTACCGCTTAGACTTTGGTTTTCAACAGCATACAGGAGCAAAACCGACCTACGCGATCGTCATTTTCATGAATTTGAAGACTGGCAATTTGATTGGTTATTGGAAAAAGCTGGCTGGCATATTGTTGATAAAAAAAAATGGACAAATCCAACTAATAAAATTGGTATTCGCCCTATATTAAGGAGGTTTACACCAAGATATTATATTGTTTACGCCGAACGAAAATGA
- a CDS encoding glycosyltransferase family 2 protein yields the protein MRFYIVIPAHNEEAFIKDCLVSLSEQSLVPKKIIVVDDNSSDQTSKIVEGLINQYPFIEMVQHRSSEKHLPGEKIITAFYKGFEQLDGDYDVVCKFDGDLIFPKNYLETIAKHYRNDPKLGLVAGHCYIEKNGKWILENLTSNDHIRGPLKAYRKECFKAIGGLKKSMGWDTIDELVALYNGWGFRTDDSLQVKHLKPTGSTYNKSAKYFQGIALYKMRNGFVLAFLSALKLAFKKKKIRLFMDYLMGYYKAWYSNSNFIVSAEEGAFIRSYRWRKIRKLILRY from the coding sequence ATGAGATTTTACATCGTCATCCCTGCCCATAATGAAGAAGCGTTTATAAAAGACTGCCTTGTTTCCTTGTCGGAACAATCTTTAGTTCCTAAAAAAATTATTGTTGTTGATGACAATTCTAGTGATCAAACATCTAAAATTGTTGAAGGACTCATAAACCAATATCCCTTTATTGAAATGGTGCAGCATCGATCTTCAGAAAAGCATTTACCAGGTGAAAAAATCATAACAGCCTTTTACAAAGGATTTGAGCAACTCGACGGCGATTATGACGTAGTCTGTAAATTTGATGGAGATCTAATTTTCCCTAAAAATTACTTAGAAACCATTGCTAAGCATTACCGAAATGACCCAAAATTGGGCCTTGTCGCAGGACATTGTTATATTGAAAAAAACGGAAAATGGATTTTAGAAAATTTAACCTCAAATGACCACATAAGAGGTCCATTAAAAGCGTACAGAAAAGAATGCTTTAAAGCAATTGGTGGCCTTAAAAAATCAATGGGTTGGGACACGATAGATGAGCTAGTAGCCCTTTACAACGGATGGGGCTTTAGAACAGATGACAGCCTACAGGTAAAGCATTTGAAACCGACTGGATCAACTTATAACAAAAGCGCAAAATACTTTCAAGGAATAGCGCTTTATAAAATGCGGAACGGTTTTGTTTTGGCTTTTTTATCAGCCCTTAAATTAGCCTTTAAGAAAAAGAAAATACGTCTATTTATGGATTATTTGATGGGTTATTATAAAGCGTGGTATTCCAATAGTAATTTTATAGTTTCCGCTGAAGAAGGAGCATTTATTAGATCATACCGCTGGAGAAAAATTAGAAAATTAATTCTTCGCTACTAG